From the genome of Acidobacteriota bacterium, one region includes:
- a CDS encoding radical SAM protein, translated as MKILLIDPPFHRFMGFYRYFFPYGLSSIAAALDKSRHEILIYDVDHGEKPVAMTSSDLLRVFPRYIEGIRDTGHLIWREVEQVMASFRPDLVGITFMSTKMGAVAGIVDISKRLFPQVPVILGGDHPTVLYEATLRKLKADAAVIGEGERTFAEIVRRIESGRTDFEGIPGLAVRKPDGEIALSPPRPLIEDIDTLAFPDRESLHKLDTYRPDDLSMIMTSRGCPFHCAFCSSIWERRVRNRSIPHIMREITYLVERFGTRNLYFKDDTFTVDRRRVREFCRAIKDSRLDVRWECLTRIELVDPEILEEMREAGMIYLKIGIETGSPRILKDTGKNLTLEQIRRGARILREAGQKWSAFFMIGYPDETEEDIRMSRDLIGEIRPTYVSMSTLVPYPGCRYYYDLEKDGLIGEDSDWNLYDPFSLETHFTRRIGRERFRELVIDTMAFIDDYNAAASSAPTASG; from the coding sequence ATGAAAATCCTCCTGATCGACCCCCCATTCCACCGTTTTATGGGGTTTTACCGCTATTTTTTCCCCTACGGCCTGTCCTCGATCGCGGCCGCCCTGGACAAGTCCCGCCACGAGATCCTCATATACGACGTCGATCATGGAGAAAAGCCCGTAGCCATGACCTCTTCGGATCTGCTACGGGTTTTCCCCCGATACATCGAAGGCATCCGGGACACCGGACACCTGATTTGGCGGGAGGTCGAGCAGGTCATGGCATCGTTCCGGCCCGATCTCGTCGGCATCACTTTCATGTCGACAAAGATGGGTGCGGTGGCCGGAATCGTGGACATCTCCAAACGGCTGTTTCCGCAGGTCCCGGTCATCCTCGGGGGCGACCATCCCACGGTTCTCTATGAAGCCACGCTTCGCAAATTGAAAGCCGACGCCGCCGTGATCGGCGAGGGTGAACGGACCTTCGCCGAGATCGTCCGGCGGATCGAATCCGGCCGGACGGATTTCGAAGGCATCCCCGGCCTGGCCGTTCGTAAACCGGACGGCGAAATCGCGCTGTCCCCGCCGCGTCCTCTCATTGAAGATATCGACACCCTGGCTTTTCCGGATCGGGAATCCCTTCACAAGCTCGACACCTATCGCCCCGACGATCTCAGCATGATCATGACCAGCCGCGGCTGTCCGTTTCACTGCGCGTTCTGCTCCAGCATCTGGGAAAGGCGCGTCCGTAACCGCTCCATTCCCCACATCATGCGGGAGATCACGTATCTCGTCGAGCGGTTCGGAACGCGAAATCTCTATTTCAAGGACGACACCTTCACCGTCGACCGGCGGAGGGTCCGGGAGTTCTGCCGCGCCATCAAGGACAGCCGGCTTGACGTCCGCTGGGAATGTCTGACCCGGATTGAACTCGTCGATCCCGAAATCCTCGAGGAGATGCGCGAAGCCGGGATGATATACCTCAAGATCGGCATCGAAACGGGCAGCCCGAGAATTCTGAAAGACACCGGAAAGAACCTGACCCTCGAACAGATCCGCCGGGGGGCGCGGATCCTGCGGGAGGCCGGGCAGAAATGGTCGGCTTTCTTCATGATCGGCTATCCCGACGAAACCGAGGAGGACATCCGCATGAGCCGGGATCTCATCGGGGAGATCCGGCCCACTTATGTGTCCATGAGTACTCTCGTCCCGTATCCGGGCTGCCGCTACTATTATGATCTCGAAAAGGACGGTCTGATCGGCGAGGATTCCGACTGGAACCTCTACGACCCCTTCAGCCTGGAAACACACTTCACCCGCAGGATCGGCCGGGAGCGCTTCAGAGAGCTGGTCATCGACACCATGGCCTTCATTGACGATTACAACGCAGCGGCATCCTCCGCTCCAACCGCTTCGGGATAA
- a CDS encoding methyltransferase domain-containing protein, with the protein MSLENKENVGSFYDIVWTEYVPEYRESEDHWSRFYDTAEVRGKSVLDAGCGTGIFSIIFARQGAERVTGIDISPGSLSTGRAMKKSFGLENVEFRQEDMLRLPFKNAEFDIVWAWGTVHHTTNPLGAVTELIRVLKPGGSLFLAIYKKTRLTFIHEAIRKTLIRTPRSWWTGLSKFFAVLLAPVVFLFKKREKARKGEKLEELILDWYFVPIRHHYTPEEIRVFLEKRGFTIEKFLPASGRFDSTSNFIYKARKP; encoded by the coding sequence ATGAGTCTCGAGAACAAGGAAAACGTCGGAAGCTTTTACGACATCGTCTGGACCGAGTATGTCCCGGAATACCGGGAATCCGAAGACCACTGGTCGCGCTTTTATGACACCGCCGAGGTTCGGGGCAAATCCGTTCTCGACGCCGGATGCGGCACGGGCATCTTCAGCATCATCTTCGCCCGTCAGGGCGCGGAACGGGTGACGGGAATCGACATCAGTCCGGGAAGCCTGTCGACGGGCCGGGCCATGAAAAAGTCGTTCGGTCTGGAGAACGTGGAATTCCGTCAGGAGGACATGCTCCGCCTGCCCTTCAAAAACGCCGAATTCGACATCGTCTGGGCCTGGGGCACCGTCCACCACACAACCAACCCCCTGGGAGCCGTGACCGAACTCATTCGCGTGCTCAAACCCGGAGGTTCGCTGTTCCTGGCGATCTACAAGAAAACCCGGTTGACATTCATCCACGAGGCCATCCGCAAAACCCTTATCCGCACCCCGAGATCCTGGTGGACGGGCCTTTCGAAGTTTTTCGCCGTTCTGTTGGCGCCCGTCGTCTTCCTGTTCAAGAAAAGGGAAAAGGCCCGGAAAGGAGAGAAACTCGAGGAGCTCATCCTGGACTGGTATTTCGTCCCCATCCGCCATCACTACACGCCGGAGGAAATCCGCGTCTTTCTCGAAAAGAGGGGATTCACGATCGAGAAATTCCTTCCGGCCTCCGGGCGCTTCGACAGCACGTCCAACTTCATCTATAAAGCCCGAAAACCCTGA
- a CDS encoding GDSL-type esterase/lipase family protein — MKHAHLVAGFLILACAAGLYGANGERTVMPGGLGRPVFDDLGRAKIVFPDPGRPVSALSVKKDVLQRIWLVWEEKSTERAGDIYFGRLAADGPADTRRLSTEFEGRHHAPDLEITPGARPYAVWIQTGGGESRLILKGLFPERIWIVRSAPEGSLFTPRLLADGEGAVWIFWVEATDGPDEILVSRLEGDVLTPPVSLTPGTGVPHFHPAPGRDPEGRPLLAWTSYDGSDYQIHLRSHDGNRWLKPRKLTDVRGTANGRPAVSLLHGAVPVVAWLRDDGGMREILLSYRTPDGSWSPAVGISGKAPGLDDPALAAEGDRLAVSWASRDDRHLKTLTLAELQMSDRTPARQPAASPRSGFRADDAFIAFGDSITYGILVPPWDIRELGYPPRLQVLLENLYPKPDVINRGVPGDDTWGGVSRIADVITGDLALYLLLKLGTNDVSIEHYSMITTAFNLGEMTAKCLKHGVFPMIATIIPRKGDRWNDFTRSRTLNLNNRIRRISQEKNILLVDMYELFYSYPEAQGGWQSLIADAPDNLHPSLKGYQFMAEIWYDHIARIPFSPIFPEARRMVRERAVVLSWEQDPKITAATKLSGYKILRKRKTESDFGEIGLVSSSQLSFRDEHPDLTQEPIYAMKAVASSGLEGPVSPPFFPVQGDPYPPLNVSFRTEVNKALLRTEYINVVSWSDNPANEDLFDIAVYRIYRKKKEESPDLFKPVGELPAHRREFLDRHFPSATEAGRYDYGISAVDMNGIEGALATGTPEGS; from the coding sequence ATGAAACACGCTCACCTCGTTGCCGGCTTTCTGATCCTCGCCTGCGCAGCCGGCCTTTATGGTGCAAACGGCGAACGGACGGTCATGCCGGGAGGTCTCGGACGGCCGGTTTTCGACGATCTCGGGCGGGCGAAAATCGTTTTTCCCGATCCGGGAAGGCCCGTCTCCGCACTCAGCGTCAAGAAAGACGTGCTTCAGAGGATCTGGCTTGTCTGGGAAGAGAAATCGACGGAAAGGGCCGGAGACATTTATTTCGGACGCCTTGCGGCGGACGGTCCGGCCGACACGCGCCGCCTTTCCACGGAATTCGAAGGCCGTCATCATGCTCCGGACCTGGAAATTACGCCGGGCGCCCGACCGTACGCGGTTTGGATCCAAACCGGCGGCGGAGAATCCCGGCTGATCCTCAAAGGCTTGTTTCCTGAGAGGATCTGGATTGTCCGCAGCGCTCCGGAAGGATCTCTCTTCACTCCGCGCTTGCTTGCCGACGGCGAAGGGGCCGTCTGGATTTTCTGGGTTGAGGCGACGGACGGACCCGACGAGATCCTGGTTTCCCGTCTGGAAGGCGATGTCCTGACGCCGCCGGTCTCTTTGACGCCCGGAACGGGAGTTCCCCATTTTCACCCCGCACCTGGAAGAGACCCGGAGGGAAGGCCCCTTTTGGCCTGGACCTCCTACGACGGGTCCGATTACCAGATCCATCTCCGGAGCCACGACGGAAACCGCTGGCTGAAACCCCGGAAACTGACCGACGTCCGGGGAACGGCCAACGGCCGTCCGGCCGTGTCGCTTCTTCACGGCGCCGTTCCCGTTGTGGCCTGGTTGAGGGACGACGGCGGAATGAGAGAGATCCTTCTGTCTTATCGGACACCGGACGGATCGTGGAGCCCGGCCGTCGGCATATCAGGAAAAGCCCCCGGTCTCGACGACCCGGCCCTCGCGGCCGAAGGCGACAGGTTGGCCGTCTCCTGGGCATCCCGGGACGACAGGCACCTGAAAACCCTGACCTTGGCCGAACTGCAGATGTCGGATCGCACTCCGGCCCGACAGCCGGCCGCTTCCCCCCGCTCGGGGTTCCGGGCCGATGACGCCTTCATCGCCTTCGGCGACAGCATCACCTACGGCATCCTTGTCCCGCCCTGGGATATCCGGGAACTCGGATACCCGCCCCGGCTCCAGGTTCTTCTGGAAAACCTGTATCCGAAACCCGATGTCATCAACCGGGGCGTTCCGGGCGACGACACTTGGGGAGGCGTGAGCCGGATCGCCGACGTCATCACCGGCGATCTCGCCCTCTATCTTCTGTTGAAGCTCGGAACAAATGATGTTTCCATCGAGCATTATTCCATGATTACGACCGCTTTCAACCTGGGCGAAATGACCGCGAAATGCCTGAAACACGGCGTTTTTCCCATGATCGCGACGATCATTCCCCGCAAAGGCGACCGCTGGAATGATTTCACACGATCCCGGACTCTCAATCTCAACAACAGAATTCGGAGAATCTCCCAGGAAAAAAACATCCTCCTGGTCGATATGTATGAACTTTTCTACAGCTATCCGGAGGCCCAGGGCGGTTGGCAATCCCTGATCGCCGACGCTCCGGACAACCTGCACCCAAGTCTCAAGGGCTACCAGTTCATGGCGGAAATCTGGTACGACCACATCGCACGAATCCCCTTCTCTCCCATATTCCCGGAAGCCCGCCGGATGGTCAGGGAGCGTGCCGTCGTTTTGTCCTGGGAACAGGACCCGAAAATCACGGCGGCCACCAAACTTTCCGGATACAAGATCCTTCGCAAACGTAAAACCGAGAGCGATTTCGGTGAGATCGGCCTCGTCTCCTCTTCCCAGTTGTCATTCCGGGACGAGCATCCGGACCTGACGCAGGAGCCGATTTACGCCATGAAAGCCGTCGCTTCCTCCGGACTCGAGGGGCCCGTCTCGCCGCCGTTCTTTCCCGTTCAGGGGGATCCCTATCCTCCCTTGAACGTGTCTTTCCGGACAGAGGTCAATAAAGCTCTTCTGCGAACCGAGTACATCAACGTCGTCTCCTGGTCGGACAATCCCGCCAACGAGGATCTCTTCGACATCGCCGTCTACAGGATCTACCGAAAGAAAAAAGAGGAATCTCCGGACCTCTTCAAGCCCGTCGGAGAACTCCCGGCTCATCGACGGGAATTTCTGGACAGGCATTTCCCGAGCGCGACCGAAGCGGGACGGTATGACTACGGCATCTCGGCCGTCGACATGAACGGCATCGAAGGCGCCCTCGCAACGGGCACGCCCGAAGGGTCATAA